The proteins below come from a single Nitrospiraceae bacterium genomic window:
- a CDS encoding amidohydrolase family protein → MLYMTTLFLMVGPGLVGCRTTTHPPPTPSFEPVPNGNTARTYAFINGQWFDGQGFSRDTWYAVQGSLTRVRPESVEQTIDLKDGFVVPPFGEAHTHNVEGAWNIDQVINHYVRDGIFYVKNPNDISEFVEQIRGTLNTPTTIDVVFAHAGLTGPNGHPIVLYENMLRTHRYEPVIGKREKGWFNGRAYFSISSLKNFEEQWPTIMATKPDFLKLYLADSEHFGTEPHPVRHGFRKGLDPQLISPIVAHAHQQGLRVSAHIETAADFRTAIQGQVDEIAHLPGWYLPSPAQRSAVLLTQKDAQLAAAHRTVIITTTVAEHFHPPGHHQSDSKAHPHSPAHTTDHKGQAAENIREVARAIQTENLRLLQQAGVPIAIGSDHAETALAEALHLHQMGIFDNLTLLKMWSETTPRTIFPSRKIGRLDEGYEASFLVLQGNPLEDFTQVRNIMFRLKQGSPLSWSAPQNADDTGKHAH, encoded by the coding sequence ATGTTGTACATGACCACCCTGTTCCTCATGGTTGGACCAGGATTGGTGGGATGCCGCACGACCACTCACCCGCCACCAACTCCAAGTTTCGAACCAGTACCCAACGGGAATACGGCCAGGACCTATGCATTTATCAATGGGCAATGGTTTGATGGGCAAGGCTTTAGTCGGGACACATGGTATGCCGTGCAGGGCTCACTCACCCGCGTACGACCCGAGTCCGTTGAACAGACCATCGATCTGAAAGACGGTTTTGTCGTACCGCCGTTTGGTGAAGCCCACACCCATAATGTCGAAGGCGCATGGAACATCGACCAGGTCATCAATCATTATGTGCGGGATGGTATTTTTTATGTGAAAAATCCCAATGACATTTCTGAATTTGTGGAACAAATCCGCGGTACACTCAACACCCCAACGACCATTGATGTCGTCTTTGCTCATGCCGGCCTCACCGGGCCTAATGGCCATCCCATCGTTCTTTACGAAAACATGCTTCGCACTCATCGATATGAACCGGTCATTGGTAAACGTGAAAAAGGTTGGTTCAACGGTCGGGCCTACTTCTCTATCTCTTCACTAAAGAATTTCGAAGAGCAGTGGCCGACGATCATGGCCACCAAGCCGGATTTCCTGAAGCTGTATCTTGCCGATTCAGAACATTTCGGAACCGAACCCCATCCCGTTCGGCATGGGTTTCGGAAAGGGCTGGATCCTCAGCTTATCAGCCCGATTGTCGCACATGCGCATCAGCAAGGCTTACGAGTTTCCGCACACATTGAAACAGCCGCTGACTTTCGGACAGCCATCCAGGGACAGGTCGATGAGATCGCCCATCTTCCCGGGTGGTATCTCCCTTCACCCGCTCAACGATCAGCCGTCCTGTTAACTCAAAAGGATGCCCAACTAGCCGCCGCACACCGGACCGTGATCATCACGACGACTGTCGCAGAGCACTTTCATCCGCCAGGACACCATCAGTCTGATTCGAAGGCACATCCCCACTCGCCTGCGCATACCACTGACCACAAAGGGCAAGCAGCGGAAAATATCCGTGAGGTTGCCCGTGCAATTCAGACGGAAAATCTCAGGTTACTGCAGCAAGCGGGGGTCCCCATTGCCATCGGAAGCGATCATGCGGAAACGGCCCTGGCGGAAGCCCTGCACCTTCATCAAATGGGGATATTTGACAACCTGACCTTACTGAAAATGTGGAGTGAGACCACCCCTCGGACGATCTTCCCCTCAAGGAAAATTGGACGATTAGACGAGGGATATGAAGCCAGCTTTCTTGTCTTACAGGGCAATCCGCTTGAGGACTTCACACAGGTTCGAAACATTATGTTTCGTCTCAAGCAAGGTTCCCCTCTTTCATGGAGCGCACCTCAGAATGCAGATGACACAGGCAAACATGCGCATTAA
- a CDS encoding TonB-dependent receptor, which translates to MMIFTLTGVFLIQPPFSRADEQIETLPTLTVEGTRIENIDAVKEELARRPASTILIPEKEIKESRAFNLTDVLQFAPGVRFQSRFGADEGQFQIRGTSLRNNFHHRGINILINGIYFGDADGFSDFESIDLMAYERIEVYKGSNALRYGANTLGGAINFVPRTGYNASLFQTRGLAGSFGLYSGQVSSGQVTKPFKVGTMDTTADYYISASGNHQDGFQDNSQQARGRLNANFGFQIGDHQEVRAYILGAEVSEALPGSITQEQLDSNRRQANTLGGISPFSCGPNEPCKWGRYYSYIRVGAAYRNEFAAHQFFEIIPYYSYQYLDHPIFQTIVQDNYNVGGEIRYVNSHPIFGHANKFLIGNQPRYGDTNQRRFVNNLGKRGNQTQNLTLETTNLSTYLEDQFNVTDDFLVIAGGRWEYGIRQGRNQLYSPFTGNLNTSDTGVRHFNALIPKMGLVYQTTPTSQIYGNVSRGYEPPVNVELTSSINPDGSVPTSPFINLDAQRAWQFEIGTRGSTADNRYTWDLTFYNLEMQKEILTFNVNNQPTYQNAKGTRHTGIEAGGSMVVANGLLAQGPKNQSDTITVRTAYTWSLFKFTDDVYGGGENGTQKFLVAKDGNRVPGAPEHQLAGEIRYDHPVGFFIAPNFEWIIAGYYVDSLNTAKNSAYFIVNLKAGYNYSKNLSIFAEGRNLSNQTYAGAVVVNDSLGRYFNPGQGISGFGGIEWKFN; encoded by the coding sequence GTGATGATTTTTACGTTGACGGGGGTTTTTCTGATCCAACCTCCATTCAGCAGGGCTGACGAGCAAATTGAAACACTGCCGACACTCACCGTGGAAGGAACACGGATTGAAAACATCGATGCGGTCAAGGAAGAACTGGCTCGTCGGCCTGCCAGCACCATCCTGATCCCCGAAAAGGAAATCAAGGAATCCCGTGCGTTTAATTTAACCGACGTCCTTCAATTTGCCCCGGGCGTGCGATTCCAATCCCGGTTCGGTGCCGACGAGGGACAATTCCAGATCCGGGGGACCTCCCTCAGGAACAACTTTCACCATCGTGGAATCAACATTCTCATCAACGGGATTTATTTCGGCGATGCGGACGGGTTCTCCGATTTCGAATCCATCGACTTGATGGCCTATGAACGTATCGAGGTGTATAAAGGGTCCAACGCCCTCCGGTATGGAGCCAATACCCTGGGAGGAGCCATCAACTTTGTACCCCGGACGGGCTACAACGCCTCCCTCTTCCAAACACGTGGATTGGCCGGGAGTTTCGGCCTCTATTCAGGACAAGTCTCCAGCGGCCAGGTGACCAAACCATTTAAGGTGGGCACCATGGACACCACAGCCGATTACTATATCAGCGCTTCGGGGAATCATCAGGACGGCTTCCAGGATAACAGCCAGCAGGCACGCGGACGGTTAAATGCCAATTTCGGATTTCAGATCGGTGATCACCAGGAAGTGCGCGCCTATATCCTGGGAGCGGAGGTGTCAGAAGCACTTCCAGGATCGATCACCCAGGAGCAATTGGATTCCAATCGAAGACAGGCGAACACCTTGGGGGGAATCAGTCCGTTCTCCTGCGGTCCAAACGAGCCCTGTAAATGGGGGCGGTACTATAGTTATATCCGGGTCGGGGCCGCGTATCGCAATGAATTCGCTGCCCACCAGTTTTTTGAAATTATCCCCTATTATTCCTACCAGTATCTGGATCATCCTATTTTTCAAACGATCGTCCAGGACAACTATAATGTGGGAGGGGAAATTCGATACGTCAATTCACATCCTATTTTCGGGCATGCAAACAAGTTCCTTATTGGCAATCAGCCACGATACGGGGACACGAATCAACGGCGTTTTGTCAACAATTTAGGCAAACGGGGAAATCAGACCCAAAATCTCACGTTGGAGACGACCAATCTCAGCACCTACCTGGAAGACCAATTCAATGTAACCGATGATTTCCTTGTCATTGCAGGCGGACGATGGGAATACGGGATCCGGCAGGGCAGAAATCAACTCTACAGCCCCTTTACGGGAAATTTAAATACCAGCGATACCGGTGTACGTCATTTTAATGCTCTCATCCCCAAGATGGGGCTCGTGTACCAAACCACCCCGACCTCACAAATTTACGGAAACGTCAGCCGCGGCTACGAACCTCCCGTCAATGTCGAATTGACCTCATCGATCAACCCCGACGGCTCAGTCCCCACAAGCCCCTTCATCAACCTGGATGCCCAACGGGCCTGGCAGTTTGAAATCGGGACCCGAGGCAGCACGGCGGATAACCGCTATACCTGGGACCTCACCTTCTATAACCTGGAAATGCAAAAGGAAATCCTGACATTTAATGTTAATAACCAACCCACCTATCAAAATGCCAAAGGAACGCGACACACAGGAATTGAAGCAGGAGGCAGCATGGTGGTGGCCAACGGACTGCTGGCTCAGGGTCCCAAAAACCAAAGCGATACGATCACCGTTCGAACCGCCTATACGTGGTCGTTATTTAAATTCACAGATGACGTGTACGGCGGAGGAGAAAATGGAACTCAAAAGTTCTTGGTGGCCAAGGACGGCAATCGGGTTCCCGGCGCGCCCGAGCACCAACTTGCCGGGGAAATACGTTATGACCATCCGGTGGGATTTTTTATCGCGCCGAATTTTGAATGGATCATCGCTGGATATTACGTGGACAGCTTGAACACTGCCAAGAACTCGGCTTATTTCATCGTCAATCTGAAGGCAGGCTATAATTACAGTAAGAACCTGTCAATTTTCGCAGAGGGACGAAACCTGTCCAATCAAACCTATGCGGGTGCTGTCGTCGTCAATGACAGTCTGGGCCGGTATTTCAACCCCGGTCAGGGGATCAGCGGGTTCGGGGGAATCGAATGGAAATTCAATTAA
- a CDS encoding biopolymer transporter ExbD, with protein sequence MRLSATTKKKARIEIIPMIDTMFFLLVFFMIATLSMTIQHGMPVNLPTADSATDKVPDQISLTLTHEGTLYYNKDRIELSELEIRLTSLRQTDSDPSVVINADEQVPHGQVIKVMDIIRLAGIPNMAIATKPNSEP encoded by the coding sequence ATGAGACTATCTGCCACCACAAAGAAGAAAGCCCGCATCGAAATCATTCCGATGATTGACACGATGTTCTTTCTCCTGGTGTTTTTTATGATCGCGACACTATCCATGACCATTCAACATGGGATGCCGGTGAATTTACCGACGGCCGACTCGGCAACGGATAAAGTTCCCGATCAAATTTCCCTCACACTGACCCATGAAGGAACGCTGTACTATAATAAGGACCGCATTGAACTTTCGGAACTGGAAATACGGCTGACAAGCCTTCGGCAAACCGACTCGGACCCCTCGGTCGTCATAAACGCCGATGAACAAGTTCCCCATGGCCAGGTCATCAAGGTGATGGATATCATTCGATTGGCCGGCATTCCCAACATGGCAATTGCCACAAAACCTAACTCGGAACCTTAA
- a CDS encoding energy transducer TonB, with protein sequence MNSTFEESSSHVNNRIFLLSALGSAILHAAILAALAYIPSPPTFKDPTPTVQVTLVPALQEISPTPQPITKPLTPTKPDFAQPTPPSPQTQPTPSMPAPPMRASIKQTPSKPLAPPPPLPQAQPMLKDTRTEQAMKSRQMMKMAVPSQHQQRPPLATAPPQQEQPTARTPLPMNNRKQRAQHTLPPPPSPAARPALKTPPPMAAGSSTSKPKIVASSKPLYPRVARESGWEGTVIVRTLITADGAPSQVEIRKSCGHEALDLAAQEAIKNWKFLPAKDGNIPIAKWVDIPIKFDLNS encoded by the coding sequence GTGAACTCCACGTTTGAAGAATCCTCTTCCCATGTGAACAATCGGATTTTTCTCCTGAGCGCCCTGGGCAGCGCCATTCTTCATGCGGCAATTCTTGCAGCCCTGGCCTATATTCCAAGTCCTCCCACATTCAAGGACCCCACGCCAACGGTTCAGGTAACTTTGGTTCCGGCTCTCCAAGAGATCAGTCCCACCCCACAACCGATCACGAAACCCCTCACGCCAACCAAACCGGATTTTGCGCAGCCAACACCACCGTCCCCTCAGACACAGCCTACGCCGTCCATGCCGGCGCCACCGATGCGAGCATCCATCAAACAGACCCCATCCAAACCTCTGGCTCCGCCGCCGCCTCTTCCTCAGGCACAACCAATGCTCAAAGACACGCGAACAGAGCAGGCCATGAAGAGTCGCCAAATGATGAAAATGGCAGTGCCTTCTCAACACCAGCAAAGGCCTCCGCTTGCAACAGCACCACCGCAGCAGGAACAACCCACTGCCAGAACCCCCTTACCCATGAACAATCGCAAACAAAGAGCCCAACACACACTGCCGCCACCGCCAAGCCCGGCGGCTCGCCCCGCATTAAAAACTCCGCCACCAATGGCGGCCGGGTCCTCAACTTCAAAACCGAAAATCGTGGCCTCATCCAAGCCATTGTATCCCCGTGTGGCGCGGGAGTCTGGTTGGGAAGGCACGGTAATTGTCCGAACATTGATTACCGCCGATGGCGCTCCCAGCCAGGTAGAAATTCGAAAGAGCTGCGGTCATGAAGCCTTAGATCTGGCTGCGCAAGAAGCCATTAAAAACTGGAAATTTCTGCCAGCGAAAGACGGGAACATCCCCATCGCCAAATGGGTCGACATCCCGATTAAATTTGACCTGAACAGTTAA
- a CDS encoding Vitamin K epoxide reductase, with translation MAKSKRQTQSVGSETTRKTSNPPSSMFSGSKTFLELFIIILAGAGLLLTAYLTYTASFEVHPAFCSEGSGCDIVQSSRWATFLGIPMALWGFVTYVVIAGLGWSGRGKSGSGTVLIYVAMSGFAVSAYLTIVSVVEIEATCPWCLTSFAIITTILALALARRPPDWTKSLKEAAVIGLVIVGGLHLHYSGVFDAAAGPEDPQLQALAIHLNESGAKFYGAYWCPRCQEQKAEFLSSAKRLPYVECSSGGRGSALTAPCVKADIKSYPTWIIGERRLTGLKTPQELARASGFDWQE, from the coding sequence ATGGCAAAATCCAAACGACAGACACAATCAGTCGGCTCTGAAACAACAAGAAAGACATCGAATCCTCCGTCTTCCATGTTCTCAGGATCGAAGACCTTCCTTGAACTCTTCATCATTATTCTGGCCGGTGCCGGACTATTGTTAACCGCTTACCTGACCTATACCGCCTCGTTCGAGGTTCACCCGGCATTTTGCAGCGAAGGCTCGGGCTGCGACATTGTGCAGAGCAGCCGATGGGCCACCTTTCTGGGTATCCCCATGGCCTTGTGGGGCTTCGTGACCTATGTGGTGATTGCGGGGCTGGGCTGGTCCGGCCGTGGCAAATCCGGTAGCGGAACGGTATTGATTTACGTGGCGATGAGCGGATTCGCCGTCAGCGCCTACTTGACCATCGTCTCGGTCGTGGAGATCGAAGCCACATGTCCATGGTGCCTGACTTCATTTGCCATCATCACGACAATTCTTGCTCTCGCTCTCGCTCGACGGCCTCCCGATTGGACGAAATCACTGAAAGAGGCAGCCGTGATCGGCCTTGTCATCGTCGGCGGACTTCATTTGCATTATAGCGGGGTGTTCGATGCAGCTGCCGGCCCGGAGGATCCCCAACTTCAAGCCTTAGCCATTCATCTCAATGAAAGCGGGGCCAAGTTTTACGGTGCTTATTGGTGCCCACGCTGCCAGGAACAAAAAGCCGAATTTCTTTCGTCCGCCAAACGGCTTCCTTACGTGGAATGTAGTTCTGGGGGACGAGGAAGCGCTCTCACCGCTCCCTGCGTCAAGGCTGACATTAAAAGCTATCCCACGTGGATTATCGGTGAACGCCGGTTAACCGGCCTCAAGACCCCGCAAGAATTGGCACGAGCCTCCGGATTCGATTGGCAGGAGTAA
- a CDS encoding MotA/TolQ/ExbB proton channel family protein — MIQLLMGGGWMMIPILGCSLLALTISIERGFQFRSLRFSRLADRMIKLVEQGKWTDALALAEQRQSPTLRVLAAGIFHRDQQPDKAMEATGIAEISRLKRGLPVLDTVITLGPLLGLLGTIIGMIDSFGIMSKTGLGNPHAVTGGVAEALICTAAGIGVAVITLIPYNFFLSLVERETERIEQYATKLQSFLGHS; from the coding sequence ATGATTCAATTACTCATGGGTGGCGGATGGATGATGATCCCCATCCTAGGCTGCTCATTGTTAGCGCTGACCATCAGCATCGAACGGGGATTCCAATTCCGCTCGTTGCGCTTTAGCCGCTTGGCGGACCGGATGATCAAACTGGTCGAACAGGGAAAATGGACCGATGCGCTGGCCTTGGCTGAACAGCGTCAGAGCCCCACACTCCGCGTGCTTGCGGCAGGGATATTCCATCGAGACCAACAGCCTGACAAAGCCATGGAGGCCACGGGAATCGCCGAAATATCTCGTTTAAAACGCGGGTTACCCGTCCTGGATACGGTCATTACGTTGGGACCCTTACTGGGCCTGCTAGGGACCATCATTGGAATGATTGATTCATTCGGCATCATGTCCAAAACAGGCCTCGGCAATCCCCACGCGGTCACAGGGGGAGTGGCTGAAGCACTCATTTGCACGGCGGCAGGAATCGGGGTTGCCGTCATTACGCTCATTCCTTACAACTTTTTTCTTTCCCTGGTCGAACGTGAAACCGAGCGTATTGAACAATATGCCACAAAACTCCAGTCGTTCCTGGGGCATTCCTAA
- a CDS encoding TonB-dependent receptor: MSIVSTRILKRPEGLTLSSTPQSETESQPTRTMKESMESLPGVVLRQANGPRDFSISIRGSGIKTAFAIRDIKVYEDGFQQTQSDGLSRLDIQDPWFMRSTEVIRGAASSLYDNYALGGMVHFKTRRGSDINGVEGFFAGGSYGYNKQAGAFGQHWKNLDVSLFASNAAENGYIDHSGYNTQTLNLNFRFTIDEKQSLYVKAITNWLDTKVPTRLTKSQFNANDRQAGTGTKARDQSRLDRRTIIGLMYERQLTPNLILTTEGDYDVKDINQYFNQIFDNVNTNWKHYTDLRHTGHISGMPLNSYLGFFVNNMEQEGQTFQNLNNGQGTRGTLIQNNRGTIRNIGGRFREELTFLPNWTLAAGLGFEQSIVSIQTINYTNGQVSSRPSTTKTYYNWAPEMSLTWKPRAGYRHWIRGSTGYGIPQFSNLTRNPLTGLPGSNFDLKPQKNVNVEFGHEAQLHNTFNVQLVGFWIFFRDEIISQNISGTNTASTNADSSEYRGVEVSADWRPIPGWQFHGAYTHIDAKYINFTDRYLVNGVATDVKQDGNDVPNVPSDVLNMKIMYDDAKNDWGAWVESNYYNSYFLNNGNTVGIPSYWVLNVNLHKTFTFNNDWVRFAKFFFEVNNIANKTYAASGQVVSDSTPDADKQLFFAGYGRSFYGGVTIGVF; encoded by the coding sequence ATGAGTATTGTCAGCACCCGGATTTTAAAACGTCCCGAAGGCCTGACACTATCCTCCACCCCTCAATCGGAAACCGAATCCCAACCGACCCGAACGATGAAAGAATCCATGGAATCTCTTCCCGGCGTGGTACTCCGCCAGGCTAATGGACCCAGGGACTTCAGTATTTCCATTCGAGGATCCGGAATTAAAACGGCCTTCGCCATCCGGGATATCAAAGTCTATGAAGATGGCTTTCAGCAAACGCAGTCGGACGGATTGTCACGACTCGATATCCAGGACCCGTGGTTTATGCGATCGACCGAAGTGATTCGAGGAGCGGCTTCCTCGCTGTATGATAATTATGCCCTCGGCGGGATGGTGCATTTTAAAACCCGGCGGGGAAGTGACATCAATGGAGTCGAGGGGTTTTTTGCCGGAGGATCATACGGATATAACAAACAGGCGGGCGCGTTCGGCCAACACTGGAAGAATCTTGATGTATCGTTATTTGCCAGTAACGCCGCTGAAAACGGGTATATCGATCATAGTGGATATAACACCCAAACGTTGAATTTGAATTTCCGCTTTACCATTGACGAAAAACAGAGTCTTTACGTCAAAGCCATCACCAACTGGCTGGACACGAAGGTGCCGACCCGGCTGACCAAGAGCCAATTTAATGCAAACGATCGTCAGGCCGGAACTGGAACGAAAGCAAGGGATCAATCTCGCCTCGACCGCCGTACTATTATCGGATTAATGTATGAACGGCAGTTGACACCCAACCTCATCTTGACGACAGAAGGGGATTATGACGTCAAGGATATCAACCAGTATTTCAATCAAATCTTCGATAATGTGAATACCAATTGGAAACATTATACCGATTTGCGCCATACCGGCCACATCTCAGGCATGCCGCTGAACAGCTATCTCGGGTTTTTTGTCAATAACATGGAACAGGAGGGTCAGACCTTCCAAAATTTAAATAACGGCCAGGGGACACGAGGCACATTGATCCAGAATAACCGGGGAACCATTCGAAATATCGGGGGACGGTTCCGCGAAGAGCTGACATTTTTACCGAACTGGACCCTCGCCGCCGGGCTGGGATTTGAACAGTCAATCGTAAGCATCCAGACAATTAATTATACCAATGGGCAGGTCTCCAGCCGTCCCAGCACCACCAAAACCTACTATAACTGGGCTCCTGAAATGTCACTGACGTGGAAACCCAGAGCAGGCTATCGGCATTGGATCAGGGGTTCCACCGGATATGGCATCCCGCAATTCAGCAATTTAACCCGAAACCCCCTCACAGGTCTTCCCGGCTCCAATTTTGACTTGAAGCCCCAAAAAAATGTGAACGTGGAATTTGGTCACGAAGCCCAGCTTCATAATACCTTCAATGTCCAACTTGTGGGCTTCTGGATCTTCTTTCGCGATGAAATTATTTCGCAAAACATTTCAGGTACGAACACGGCCTCCACCAATGCCGACTCTTCCGAATATCGGGGTGTCGAGGTCTCTGCGGATTGGCGACCGATACCCGGTTGGCAATTCCACGGTGCCTACACCCACATTGATGCCAAGTACATCAATTTCACGGACCGGTATCTGGTGAATGGGGTGGCCACCGATGTCAAACAGGACGGCAATGACGTCCCCAACGTTCCTTCGGATGTCCTCAACATGAAGATCATGTATGATGATGCAAAGAACGATTGGGGAGCCTGGGTCGAGTCCAATTATTACAACAGCTACTTTCTGAACAATGGCAATACCGTGGGAATTCCTTCCTACTGGGTCCTGAACGTCAATCTTCACAAGACCTTTACCTTCAACAATGACTGGGTTCGCTTTGCGAAGTTCTTTTTCGAAGTGAACAACATCGCGAACAAGACTTACGCAGCGTCCGGTCAAGTCGTGTCGGACTCCACACCCGATGCCGACAAGCAACTGTTTTTTGCCGGGTATGGGCGCTCTTTCTACGGAGGCGTGACAATCGGAGTATTCTAG
- a CDS encoding exo-alpha-sialidase: protein MIRLVLFGAVSLVLSMGLGGDISGVLGADPSVSMVQAGTKHIIDHQGMQTTGPAAQLDKDGTLHLAWGGEKQEDRGVYYLKVPPRQEQYPEPIRVNPSSPPATSLHEPPALALGRNNDVYITWTTPHPDAGGKLFTNLLLLSRSLDGGNTFLPPVRVNDDDVVTGHSFDHLTVSPNGSVHIAWLDAREGKKDPATYTVFSQDQGKTLSPNLKIDESSCVCCRTHMTTASDGTVYLAWRKVLAGAVRETVVSRSTDNGKSFSAPVIVGNDQWVYEGCPHRPATMGVDQQGRLYVTWYTEGPDDTPGVYLAYSDDQGKTFTPRRVLNMSKGTFPDHPQLAVNREGHLLVSWEEQSPVRREVVFTYSLDRGQTFSPPKKVNEKKAKSPAVALNDQGQAVIAWSEQVAFPGWSTVVQHFSFPISRTAQ from the coding sequence ATGATAAGATTGGTACTTTTTGGAGCCGTTTCTCTAGTCCTCTCTATGGGCCTTGGAGGTGATATATCGGGAGTCCTCGGGGCAGACCCATCTGTTTCGATGGTTCAGGCGGGGACGAAACACATCATCGACCATCAAGGCATGCAAACCACCGGCCCAGCCGCCCAACTGGATAAAGACGGGACCCTTCACCTCGCCTGGGGGGGCGAAAAGCAGGAAGATCGCGGAGTCTATTATCTTAAGGTTCCACCTCGACAGGAACAGTATCCAGAACCCATCAGAGTCAATCCATCCAGTCCTCCGGCCACATCCCTCCACGAACCACCGGCCCTGGCGTTAGGCCGCAACAACGATGTATACATCACCTGGACAACACCTCACCCCGATGCCGGCGGTAAATTATTCACCAATCTTCTCCTCCTGAGCCGGTCACTTGATGGGGGGAACACCTTTCTTCCTCCTGTTCGAGTCAACGATGACGACGTAGTCACCGGCCATTCCTTTGACCATTTGACCGTCAGCCCGAATGGTTCCGTCCATATCGCCTGGCTTGATGCCCGGGAAGGAAAGAAAGATCCGGCCACCTACACGGTCTTCTCCCAAGACCAGGGCAAAACCCTTTCACCAAACCTGAAAATTGACGAATCCAGTTGTGTCTGTTGCCGGACCCATATGACTACTGCCTCTGATGGCACCGTCTACCTGGCCTGGCGTAAGGTCTTAGCCGGTGCGGTCAGGGAAACGGTGGTGTCCCGTTCCACCGATAACGGGAAATCGTTTTCTGCACCGGTCATCGTGGGCAATGATCAATGGGTCTATGAGGGATGTCCCCATCGTCCCGCCACCATGGGAGTCGATCAGCAAGGGCGCCTCTATGTCACCTGGTATACGGAGGGCCCTGATGATACTCCGGGTGTGTATCTAGCCTATTCCGATGATCAGGGAAAAACCTTCACGCCTCGGCGTGTGTTGAACATGTCCAAAGGAACGTTTCCGGATCATCCTCAACTGGCGGTGAATCGAGAAGGTCATCTACTCGTATCCTGGGAGGAGCAGTCTCCAGTGCGGAGGGAAGTCGTGTTCACCTATTCCCTCGACCGAGGACAGACCTTCAGTCCCCCGAAAAAGGTGAATGAGAAAAAAGCCAAAAGTCCGGCTGTGGCCTTAAATGATCAAGGGCAAGCCGTCATTGCCTGGTCGGAGCAGGTGGCGTTCCCGGGATGGAGTACGGTGGTCCAGCATTTTTCTTTTCCCATCTCTCGAACAGCTCAATGA
- a CDS encoding cytochrome P460 family protein — protein MRITFLALVILVCASTIMPLAAQSGSTPKDGELVFPAGYKSYAAFLHGIQKPDAVRDLYINPTGASAKAGQPFANGSILVMEIYNAKKNAEGTLEKGADGNLVKADLAKVFVMQKEAGWGKDAPENVRNRDWIYSAFKGNGERLDVDYTTCRGCHLPLGASKDFVHRYDEYFEKRVQAAH, from the coding sequence ATGAGAATCACGTTTCTGGCTTTGGTAATTCTAGTATGTGCATCCACCATCATGCCTCTTGCGGCCCAATCCGGCTCCACACCGAAAGACGGCGAGTTAGTCTTTCCGGCCGGTTACAAATCCTATGCCGCCTTTCTCCACGGGATTCAAAAACCGGACGCCGTCCGAGACCTCTATATCAACCCCACCGGGGCGAGCGCAAAAGCGGGCCAACCGTTTGCCAATGGCAGCATTCTCGTCATGGAAATCTACAACGCCAAGAAAAATGCCGAAGGGACACTCGAAAAAGGGGCGGATGGAAATCTGGTGAAGGCGGATTTAGCCAAGGTCTTTGTCATGCAAAAAGAAGCCGGATGGGGAAAAGACGCCCCGGAAAATGTCAGAAACCGCGACTGGATTTATTCAGCGTTCAAGGGAAATGGAGAACGCTTGGATGTCGATTATACGACCTGCCGAGGGTGTCATTTACCTCTGGGAGCATCCAAAGACTTTGTGCACCGGTATGATGAATATTTTGAGAAACGAGTGCAGGCGGCTCACTAA
- a CDS encoding metal-binding protein SmbP → MSSTVSTFIRIVGYVGVLGILAVPAVTLAEADKHLHEAIGHAGEAKAHGEMGHAGEATKHAKEALSHADAAKQEGANAHVDEGISHLGEAVDHGKQGHGEVAGEHSQEALKHLQQGH, encoded by the coding sequence ATGAGCAGTACAGTCTCTACATTTATTCGAATTGTCGGTTATGTTGGAGTATTGGGCATTTTGGCGGTTCCGGCTGTCACACTGGCGGAGGCCGACAAGCATTTGCACGAAGCGATCGGACATGCCGGTGAGGCCAAAGCTCATGGAGAAATGGGACATGCCGGTGAAGCGACCAAGCATGCAAAGGAGGCCCTTTCGCATGCCGATGCGGCCAAGCAAGAAGGTGCCAATGCCCATGTCGATGAAGGCATTAGTCATCTCGGGGAAGCGGTGGACCATGGCAAACAGGGACACGGCGAGGTTGCGGGCGAGCATAGTCAGGAAGCTTTGAAGCATCTCCAACAGGGCCATTAA
- a CDS encoding helix-turn-helix domain-containing protein — MDKQLLRVGEAAQTLNVSRWTIYRWVEEDRLKATKIGKGSLRIFRDSIDALIQQNRKDHWEFAITECQ; from the coding sequence ATGGACAAACAACTCTTGCGTGTTGGTGAAGCCGCTCAAACCTTAAATGTCAGCCGATGGACTATTTACCGATGGGTTGAAGAGGATCGCCTGAAGGCGACCAAAATCGGAAAAGGCAGCTTACGAATATTTCGGGACTCCATTGATGCGTTGATTCAACAAAATCGAAAAGACCATTGGGAATTTGCAATCACAGAATGCCAATGA